A stretch of Oncorhynchus gorbuscha isolate QuinsamMale2020 ecotype Even-year linkage group LG24, OgorEven_v1.0, whole genome shotgun sequence DNA encodes these proteins:
- the LOC124012701 gene encoding uncharacterized protein LOC124012701 isoform X2, giving the protein MTGFLTVLLFCIRLLERRTKKSVRWICLFWGFHYYPHQRLNIELWNCFLILSCLSATTHLPIAGAAETHRMTIHDVKELQSELKNLKSTIEKSDACLYAPTNDDIYNDNCIFKFMHCYLLELEVVLFEDMSVTDNYHDQIKTSIYHRKKQLEEHERQYNSSRCSPCEAQRVANSTIFLYNLERLLERIGETVS; this is encoded by the exons ATGACAGGTTTTTTGACAGTGCTCCTTTTTTGCATTCGTTTATTGGAGCGCAGGACAAAG AAAAGTGTGCGATGGATCTGTCTCTTCTGGGGTTTCCATTACTATCCACACCAGCGTCTGAACATTGAGCTCTGGAATTGCTTCTTAATATTGAG CTGCCTGAGTGCCACCACACATTTGCCCATTGCTGGTGCTGCTGAAACACACAGGATGACAATACATGACGTTAAAGAGCTTCAGTCGGAGTTGAAAAACTTGAAAAGTACCATAGAA AAATCAGATGCCTGTTTGTATGCTCCTACCAATGATGACATCTACAAT GACAACTGCATCTTTAAGTTCATGCACTGTTATTTATTGGAGTTGGAGGTTGTCCTGTTCGAGGACATGTCGGTCACAGATAACTACCATGACCAAATAAAAACATCCATCTACCATCGGAAAAAACAATTGGAAGAACATGAACGCCAATAT AACAGTTCTAGATGCTCACCGTGTGAGGCACAGAGAGTTGCCAACTCCACAATATTCCTCTACAACCTGGAGCGCCTTTTGGAGAGAATAGGGGAAACTGTCAGTTGA
- the LOC124012701 gene encoding uncharacterized protein LOC124012701 isoform X1 — MTGFLTVLLFCIRLLERRTKKSVRWICLFWGFHYYPHQRLNIELWNCFLILSCLSATTHLPIAGAAETHRMTIHDVKELQSELKNLKSTIEKSDACLYAPTNDDIYNDNCIFKFMHCYLLELEVVLFEDMSVTDNYHDQIKTSIYHRKKQLEEHERQYNSSRCSPCEAQRVANSTIFLYNLERLLERIGETNMGAWQKFK, encoded by the exons ATGACAGGTTTTTTGACAGTGCTCCTTTTTTGCATTCGTTTATTGGAGCGCAGGACAAAG AAAAGTGTGCGATGGATCTGTCTCTTCTGGGGTTTCCATTACTATCCACACCAGCGTCTGAACATTGAGCTCTGGAATTGCTTCTTAATATTGAG CTGCCTGAGTGCCACCACACATTTGCCCATTGCTGGTGCTGCTGAAACACACAGGATGACAATACATGACGTTAAAGAGCTTCAGTCGGAGTTGAAAAACTTGAAAAGTACCATAGAA AAATCAGATGCCTGTTTGTATGCTCCTACCAATGATGACATCTACAAT GACAACTGCATCTTTAAGTTCATGCACTGTTATTTATTGGAGTTGGAGGTTGTCCTGTTCGAGGACATGTCGGTCACAGATAACTACCATGACCAAATAAAAACATCCATCTACCATCGGAAAAAACAATTGGAAGAACATGAACGCCAATAT AACAGTTCTAGATGCTCACCGTGTGAGGCACAGAGAGTTGCCAACTCCACAATATTCCTCTACAACCTGGAGCGCCTTTTGGAGAGAATAGGGGAAACT AATATGGGTGCCTGGCAGAAGTTCAAATAG
- the LOC124012700 gene encoding B-cell lymphoma/leukemia 10-like: MDSWCITDEDMAEVKKEALERLRPYLCEKLVADRHLDYLRSRRVLTRDDAEDICCRVGNSKKTGRMLDYLAENPRGLDYLVESIRRVRTKDFVIGKITSEVEAVKRREAAILSAAGSSPPVCICKEKTPFVSLQSDSTGYKGSSEAQSIQTSLSNSEDKWGQNEASFSWSALPEGVSVSSLHSLPKPGEQGAPSVPFEDSEPGTLESESSDQFHTLRSFSTPPPL; this comes from the coding sequence ATGGACTCCTGGTGTATCACTGACGAAGACATGGCGGAGGTCAAGAAGGAAGCGTTGGAGCGTCTGCGTCCGTACCTCTGTGAGAAGCTAGTGGCAGACCGCCACCTGGACTACCTCCGGTCCAGGAGGGTCCTTACGCGGGACGACGCCGAGGACATCTGCTGCAGGGTGGGGAACAGCAAGAAGACCGGTAGGATGCTGGACTACTTAGCCGAGAACCCCAGGGGCCTTGACTACCTCGTGGAGTCCATACGCCGAGTGAGGACCAAGGACTTTGTCATCGGGAAGATCACCAGCGAAGTCGAGgcggtgaagaggagagaggcggCCATCTTATCAGCAGCAGGTAGTTCTCCGCCAGTCTGTATATGTAAAGAGAAAACTCCCTTTGTGTCGTTGCAAAGTGACAGTACTGGATACAAAGGCAGTAGTGAAGCACAGTCCATCCAAACCTCTCTGTCAAACTCCGAAGACAAGTGGGGTCAAAATGAAGCATCCTTTTCCTGGAGTGCCCTTCCTGAAGGAGTTAGTGTCTCTTCTCTACACAGTCTGCCAAAACCAGGAGAGCAGGGTGCCCCTTCAGTGCCCTTTGAGGACTCTGAGCCCGGGACCTTAGAGTCTGAGAGCAGTGACCAGTTTCACACCCTCCGTTCcttttcaacccccccccctctgtga